CGTCTGCGTTTTGACCTTCTACTTCTGCTGTACCCGTTTTTATACCGATATCTACAGGTAATTGACTTAGCATTGCATTTTTTTGGCTTACTAACAATGTACCATATTTGATATCTTCTAGGTATTTTTTATCCTTTATATCTATTTTCTCACTTTCAGGGACATTTTCAAATAATACTTCTCCCGAGTCATGATTTTTTATTTTGTTTATCAGGGTGAATTTATTTAGGTAACCCCCGTTTGTAAGTGTTGCTATGGCCCTATTCATCTGTATTGGTGTATAGGAGTTTTGGCCTTGGCCGATAACTATATTTAACATATCTGTTATATCCCATTCTGCTTGGTTTAGGTAGGTGTATTTGATAGTATCTGCCAATCCTGCCCTGTGGCCTTGTGGGATAACAAGAGAATCGTAGCCTCTTTCATCAAAAAATTCTATGATTTTTTTCCTAGACCAATCTGATGGTTTATCAGCAAATTTTACTATATCTGCTATATCTTGGTCGTATTCTTCCCTGCTTTTTTTGACTCCTTCTTTTAGGAATTCTGTCAAATTTTGTGTCAGATATTCTTTTAGCATAAGCTTTGTTACTTCTACTTTTTTGCCAATGGAAGGGATATTTCCTGTAGACTCTTTTGGTATATTAATTTCTACCCCTGTTGGTGAGTCCAAGCCCAACATTTCCGCTGCAAGCCTTATATCATTAAGCTCTAGTTTTGTTGTTAGCGAGTCCCCATCTTCTGGGTTTTCTCCTAAGGCTAGGGTGTAGAAGTAATAGTTACAAGAATCTCGTATAGCTCCATACAAATTTTCTTCACCGTGGGTTGTACCACTTTCTGTATAAATCAGGCAAGAAAATCTCCTATTACCTATCTCCATAAAACCATGACAGTTATTTACAGCTAGAGGATCAAGTCCCTTTTCTAGAGCTGCTAGGGCTGTGACAAGTTTAAAGGTAGATCCTGGCATAACCGCTGTTTGGGTAGCTATATTTAGCATTGGTCTTGGAGCAAGCGGCCCATCACTATCTTCTACCTGGAGTGCCTCCCAGTCTGACTGAGAGATGCCGGTTGAAAATAAGTTTGGATCATAGTTTGGATATGATGCAAGGGCTAAGACCTCCCCTGTTTTGACATCAGATACTACTACCGCCCCACTTTCAGCATGAGGCGCCATCCTAAATGGTCTAAATGATCCATATTCTGATTCATAAAAACCAGTTTCCCTTAGGGCTTCTAGTACTCCCTTTAGAGAATCCTCTGCTTGCTTTTGTAGTTTTGCATCGATAGATAAGTAGACATCATCTCCTGGCTCAGACTTAGTTTGAGATATGGTCTCTCTCCTATTGCCAGCAGAATCTACTGTCACCAAGGACCTGCCATTTTTACCTTTTAGGTTGTCTTGGTAGGATTCTTCTATACCAGTTTTTCCTATGATCTCATCTCGTAAGTAGGCTCTTTCGTTTACATACTTATCTACCTCTTCTGGTGTAGCAATAGGTCCCATATAGCCTAAGATATGGCTAGCTAGGTTTCTATTTGGGTAGGATCTTATTGGTAGGGTTTCTACAACTATGCCTGATGAAGAGTCTATCTTCTCTTCTATTTTTAAAACTGTAGAATCATCCAAGTTATAAACTATATTTATTGGCCTATAACCGAAGTTACCCTGTCTATTGAGAGTGTTGTCTATAGTAAGGATCCCGACAACTTCGGTATCATTATAATTTTCTAGCTTGTTTACTTTTTTAAGATAGGCGAGGATAGCTTTGCCATTTTTTTCTTTCATAAGTATATCTACTACATCTTTTGTAGAATTTACCTTATCCCTATTTGCATAGTGGGTGAAAAAATTCTTTTTATCTATAGTAAATGTATAGTTCCAGTCTTCTGGATCGTCTTCTGTTATATCTATATTTGGATATATGTTATTTTTTGTATTGGCATTTTGTGCTATATATTTGACGTATTCTGATACCAAGAGTGGCTTTATTAGATTGTGTTCATCAGCTAGCCTTACAAGTTCATCAACTGGCGATCCTGCTTGTGGATTTTTAAAACTGATATTTACTCTGTATTGGTTTTTATCATCCTTGCTCTCAGTTATGACTTCTGTATCGAAGTTGGCATAGACTCCTAGATTTTGCAGCTCTTCTATAAGAATATTGGCCGGAATAATATACTGACCATCCTTATCAACCATGGCTGAAGTTATAACATCATTTATGGTCGCATTTCTAACTATTTCATAAAAATCATCTGCTACCGAAGAATTTATTGTTATATTTTTAAATACTTTGTGGAGCCTAGCCTTTTTTTCTATCAGGTCCTGGTCAGCTTTTATAGCATAAGGATCCAGTTTTAGATTGCCCAAGAGGTTATTTTCATGGAGGAGTTTGAAAGCCAAAAACCTAGCATGAGAATTTTGTAAGACTGATAGTAAAACTGACCTATCGTCTCCTACTGCCTTGATAGTGACATCTATAGGGTCATCATCTTTAGAAAATCCAATAGCCTCCAGCTTTTTCTCATAGTTTTTCTTATACTCTACAACAAGCTTAGCATTTTCTTGCCTAGCGTGGGCAGGCAGATCAATCCCTCTCTTTTTTAGGGCCAAAAGAACTGTATTTATGGTCTCATAATCAATTCCTTTATAGGAATAAAATGATGTTATAAAATCACTGGTGAGTTCATTTTCTATAATTGTATCTACAACCTTTTCTATGGGCATGACTTTTTCGTCAAAATAGTCTTGGTTCTTACTATATTTGAATGTATTTAATTTTATACTAAAGTCTTCTGTATAATTGACCCCATCTTCTTCTAGTATATCCACTAAGTCTGAAATAAGCTCTGTTCTTTTTTCTGTATCTAGGCTCATAAGTTCATCTTTGTATAGTTTGATCGCAAAAGAAGGCACCGATGTTGCTAGAAGCCTTCCTTCTCTATCATAGATATTGCCCCTGCTTGCTAGCTCATCTACTTCTTTGACCTTTCTATTGTCAGAAAGCTCCCTATAATAGTCACCCTTTTTTAGCATGACAGTAGAAAGTCTAATTACTATAGCAAGTATAGCCAGAGCCACAACTACTTGGATGAAAATAAGTCTATTCTTTTTTTTGTTCTGCATATTTGTACCTAAATCCTATATGTTGGTATATACATTATTTTTTTGATCAAAAAGTAATATAAAAAATATATAAAAGAATTTAGCAAGGCTTCTACAAAAAGAGGGATTCCAAGATATGATCTAATTGGAACCATAGACTTGCCAAAAACATAATATATAGCACTTACCAATAAAAAGTTAAATAGTGTTGCAATAAGTGTTATTATAAAGCCTGTTTCTTTATTTTTTGATACTTTAAGAATCTGGCCTGATGAAAAAAGACCAATCAAATAATAGGATAAGGCCCTAACACCTATCAAAGAAGCAAAAAGAAAATCCTCTATCAAACCTACTACCAATCCCCCAACTCTACCTGTCTTTGATGGTAAAATCTGAGAAAGGGCAATAGTTGCAGGGATTATGATATTTATGTTTGCTCCTAAAATATCTATTTTTGCAAAAATAGAAGTTTGTAATATAAAACTAATAAATAAAATTAGAAAACTTTTAAATTTATTCATAGATTTCTCCTTCTTTTTGCTTTTTCTCCTTGCTTTCTGGTATTTTATCCATCTCATAATCAGAATTTTTCTTTAGGACTAAAACCCTATAGAGATGTGAAAAATCAACTGGTGATTTTATAGAAATATTTTTTCTAAGTGAATCTTGGGTCATAGTCACTGTCGCAACTCTGCCGATATAGATCCCATATGGATAAACTCCACCTAGACCACTGGTTAGGAGTATATCTTTTTCATTGATATTTGAATCAACATCTAGCATATAGCCTTGGATTGTGTTTTTATTAAAAACATCTATAACTCCATAGTCTCCAGAGCTAGAATTGACAAAAGATACGTCATTTTCACTAGAATTTATTGTCTCAACCCTAGCTGTATTTTTGTAAACTTCTGTCACCTTGCCAACTAATCCCGTATAATATTTACTGTCAGATACTGCCTGCAAAATTATGTCGTTTTTTTCTATCCCATCTACACTACCCTTGTCGATATTAAAATGAGTTGTCATAGAATTGACATCTGTGTTGACAAGTTTTGCCTTTATATATTTATTATCTGTGCCTTTTGTGGCTAAAGCTTCGCTTTTTAGGAATTCTTCCCTATTTATTACTGTGGTCAATCGAGCGTTTTCCATAACTAGGGCCCTATTTTCTGCCTCAAGCCTTAGAACTTCTGACCTTGTTTCTTTAGAACCAATTGTCCTTTCTATCTGCTCAATTATAGCTGATGAAATAGAATAAGAAACGGACTCGATTGGTTTTAATACGGTGTTTACAATATTTGATCCTGTCTTATTTATAGCATCTGTTTGGCTTGATATCAAAATCAAAAGGCAGAGGCCGACAGATGTTAGTATATATGATTTTTTATCTTTTTTTACTCTCTTGTATGCCATACTTACCTACTTACGATATTTTAAAAATTTATCAGGATTTTCTAGGATCATACCTGCCCCTAAGATCGCATCTGTGGATGGATCCTCTGAGTGATAAGACCTAAGTCCGATTTTCTTTTCTATGTATTCTGCCATGCCGGATAATTGTGACAAAGATCCTGATAGGGCAAAACCATCTTTTTTAATATCTGCAGATATTTCTGGTGGAGTTTTCTCTAAAACCTCCATAACCATATCACAAATTTCATCTGCAAAAGGCAAAAGAGTAGAAACCAATTCATTGGATTTGACTGATACTGTTTTTGGTTTAGCTGAGGTTAGGTCCCTACCATCTACCATCATTTCATGATTTCCATCTTTGACCTTTAGAGATCCAAGCTCAATTTTGACCTTCTCTGCAGTGTTTTTGCCAATCTCTAGGTCTTTTTCATCCCTAAAAAATTCTACAATCTTCTCATCTAGATAGTCTCCACCCTTGTTTTTGGTTTCTGAAGCGACTATGCCATTTAGAGAAATAACTGCTACTTGGCTAGTACCAGCTCCCATATTTATAAGCAGGATACCCTTAGCTTCTTCAGGAGATAGGTTCAAACCGTAGGCTGCTGCTAGCGACTCATCAACAAGGATTATATCCCTGCTACCTGCATGGAGGGCAGCATCTTCTACTGCTCTTTTTTGTATGTCGGTTATTCCTGATGGCACTACAATGACAACTCTTGGTTGTATAAAAGTAAAATGATCATTGACCTTGTCAAAAAAGTATGTTAGCATTGCCTCGGTAAGATTAAAGTCGGTTATAACTCCATTTCTAATTGGTTTTACAACCTGTATATCATCATGGGTTTTGCCAAGCATGTCCTTGGCCTCTTGGCCTATGGCCAAAACTTTTGTGTAGTTTTCATCTAAAACCAAACTAGATGGTTCATTAATTATTAGGCCTTGGCCTTTTTTATATACTAAAATATTGCTTGTGCCAAGGTCTATGGCAAAATCAGTAGCAATTATTCTAAATTTCATCCTAATCTCCTATATAAAACTTTCTTTTTTTAAACTAATATAAGTATTTGATCCCACAATTATATGGTCTAAAACTTCTATATCCAAAATCTCTCCTGCCTTCATAAGTCTAGAGGTAATCATTATATCCTCTCTCGAAGGCTCTGGGTTGCCACTTGGGTGGTTGTGGGCTAGGATAATGGACTTGGCCGATCTTTTGATAGCCTTTTTGAAGACTTCCCTAGGGTTAACTATAGACGAACCCAAATCACCTATAGAGATAAGCTCCTTTGAAATAACCTGGTTTTTCATATCTAGTAAAATGATATAAAAATATTCCCTATCTTTATGACTTAGGGTCTCTTTTATATACTCGTAGGCATCTTCATTTGAGCTAATTGTGCTTATCTTTTTTTCTAAAATGCTCTCTTTAATTCTCTTTCCTAATTGGAGGCTTGCGACAATCTTAGATGCCTTAGCATCCTTGATCCCCTTTACAGCCTTTAGCTCATTTACCTCTATTTCTAAAAGCTCCTCAAAAGAGAAAGTATCTAGTATTTCCCCTGCAAGGTCAATAGCATTTTTACTTTCTGTGCCTGTACCTATAATTATTGCCAAAAGCTCCTTGTTTGAAAGAGACTCATGGCCAAATTTTATAAGTTTTTCCCTAGGCCTATCCAAAGCCTCCATATCCTTGATAGTTTTCACTGTATTTTTTCTCCAACACCAATTTTTTTCATATGGCTAATAATAAAATTTGAACTAAGGCCAACGAAAAGACCAGAAAAGGTCCCTACAAAGACCAATAAAGGAAAATAATAAAACATTTTTATATTTTCCATTATGATAGATGCCACAATTATCTGACCAAGATTGTGAGCAAAAGCTCCAATCTCACTAACTCCTATAAAGGAAAATACCCTATCATGAAATTTAAGGGCAATATACATCGCTATAGAAGCAAGTATAGCTCCAGCTGCTGAGTAGAAAAACGAAGTTACAGCTCCGGTTATCAAAACCAGCATAAATGATTTCAAAAGTGAAATAGTAAGTGCTGCCCTAAAGCCATATAAATAAAGACTTGCTAGTATTATTATATTGGAAAGTCCAAGTTTTGCACCTGGTATCGGTACTGGGACTGGTATTTGCAGTTCTATCAATGATATAACCAAGGCAAGAGCCACTAATAGGCCCATATTTGTAAGTTTTTTTATCTTTCCTTGCATTATCTTACCACCTTGTCTATCTTATCTTCATTATTTTTCTTTTTACTTTCTCCACTTTCAACCTGCAAAAATAATTTATGAGGCAAACATATTATGGTTTCGCCTTCTTTTTCTATTGGGTGCATGTGTGTACAAATTTGATCAAGGCAGTCTGCCTCTACAATCATAGCTTTCTTATCTTTTATGACAATCTTGTTATAATGACCACCATATCTGGCTACATAGGTGTTATCTTCTTCTAGAGGGAGTCTTTCTATGACCTTGCCATCCTGTTCTACTATCAAGATATCACCATCATATTTTTGATTTGCTTTATGAATAATAAAATTGATCCCAAGGCTTATGATAAACAAACCAAGAGTCACAATTATATCAGCTTTTTTTATCTTCATACATACTCCATATTTTTTTATTTTAATTGATAATTATGGATATATTATATACTTTTAGGCAAATAAAAAAAGCCCCCAGTGGGGACTTCT
This window of the Anaerococcus mediterraneensis genome carries:
- the mreD gene encoding rod shape-determining protein MreD, translated to MNKFKSFLILFISFILQTSIFAKIDILGANINIIIPATIALSQILPSKTGRVGGLVVGLIEDFLFASLIGVRALSYYLIGLFSSGQILKVSKNKETGFIITLIATLFNFLLVSAIYYVFGKSMVPIRSYLGIPLFVEALLNSFIYFLYYFLIKKIMYIPTYRI
- the radC gene encoding DNA repair protein RadC; its protein translation is MEALDRPREKLIKFGHESLSNKELLAIIIGTGTESKNAIDLAGEILDTFSFEELLEIEVNELKAVKGIKDAKASKIVASLQLGKRIKESILEKKISTISSNEDAYEYIKETLSHKDREYFYIILLDMKNQVISKELISIGDLGSSIVNPREVFKKAIKRSAKSIILAHNHPSGNPEPSREDIMITSRLMKAGEILDIEVLDHIIVGSNTYISLKKESFI
- a CDS encoding penicillin-binding transpeptidase domain-containing protein, with protein sequence MQNKKKNRLIFIQVVVALAILAIVIRLSTVMLKKGDYYRELSDNRKVKEVDELASRGNIYDREGRLLATSVPSFAIKLYKDELMSLDTEKRTELISDLVDILEEDGVNYTEDFSIKLNTFKYSKNQDYFDEKVMPIEKVVDTIIENELTSDFITSFYSYKGIDYETINTVLLALKKRGIDLPAHARQENAKLVVEYKKNYEKKLEAIGFSKDDDPIDVTIKAVGDDRSVLLSVLQNSHARFLAFKLLHENNLLGNLKLDPYAIKADQDLIEKKARLHKVFKNITINSSVADDFYEIVRNATINDVITSAMVDKDGQYIIPANILIEELQNLGVYANFDTEVITESKDDKNQYRVNISFKNPQAGSPVDELVRLADEHNLIKPLLVSEYVKYIAQNANTKNNIYPNIDITEDDPEDWNYTFTIDKKNFFTHYANRDKVNSTKDVVDILMKEKNGKAILAYLKKVNKLENYNDTEVVGILTIDNTLNRQGNFGYRPINIVYNLDDSTVLKIEEKIDSSSGIVVETLPIRSYPNRNLASHILGYMGPIATPEEVDKYVNERAYLRDEIIGKTGIEESYQDNLKGKNGRSLVTVDSAGNRRETISQTKSEPGDDVYLSIDAKLQKQAEDSLKGVLEALRETGFYESEYGSFRPFRMAPHAESGAVVVSDVKTGEVLALASYPNYDPNLFSTGISQSDWEALQVEDSDGPLAPRPMLNIATQTAVMPGSTFKLVTALAALEKGLDPLAVNNCHGFMEIGNRRFSCLIYTESGTTHGEENLYGAIRDSCNYYFYTLALGENPEDGDSLTTKLELNDIRLAAEMLGLDSPTGVEINIPKESTGNIPSIGKKVEVTKLMLKEYLTQNLTEFLKEGVKKSREEYDQDIADIVKFADKPSDWSRKKIIEFFDERGYDSLVIPQGHRAGLADTIKYTYLNQAEWDITDMLNIVIGQGQNSYTPIQMNRAIATLTNGGYLNKFTLINKIKNHDSGEVLFENVPESEKIDIKDKKYLEDIKYGTLLVSQKNAMLSQLPVDIGIKTGTAEVEGQNADGTDYDTYAWMVGFAPYDNPEIAISIVLTQGDTSYNASPIMRDIIARYFDLNVEMINAEPTEKDIRDLGESTTDQGQ
- a CDS encoding Gx transporter family protein, giving the protein MQGKIKKLTNMGLLVALALVISLIELQIPVPVPIPGAKLGLSNIIILASLYLYGFRAALTISLLKSFMLVLITGAVTSFFYSAAGAILASIAMYIALKFHDRVFSFIGVSEIGAFAHNLGQIIVASIIMENIKMFYYFPLLVFVGTFSGLFVGLSSNFIISHMKKIGVGEKIQ
- the mreC gene encoding rod shape-determining protein MreC, with protein sequence MAYKRVKKDKKSYILTSVGLCLLILISSQTDAINKTGSNIVNTVLKPIESVSYSISSAIIEQIERTIGSKETRSEVLRLEAENRALVMENARLTTVINREEFLKSEALATKGTDNKYIKAKLVNTDVNSMTTHFNIDKGSVDGIEKNDIILQAVSDSKYYTGLVGKVTEVYKNTARVETINSSENDVSFVNSSSGDYGVIDVFNKNTIQGYMLDVDSNINEKDILLTSGLGGVYPYGIYIGRVATVTMTQDSLRKNISIKSPVDFSHLYRVLVLKKNSDYEMDKIPESKEKKQKEGEIYE
- a CDS encoding NusG domain II-containing protein; the protein is MKIKKADIIVTLGLFIISLGINFIIHKANQKYDGDILIVEQDGKVIERLPLEEDNTYVARYGGHYNKIVIKDKKAMIVEADCLDQICTHMHPIEKEGETIICLPHKLFLQVESGESKKKNNEDKIDKVVR
- a CDS encoding rod shape-determining protein translates to MKFRIIATDFAIDLGTSNILVYKKGQGLIINEPSSLVLDENYTKVLAIGQEAKDMLGKTHDDIQVVKPIRNGVITDFNLTEAMLTYFFDKVNDHFTFIQPRVVIVVPSGITDIQKRAVEDAALHAGSRDIILVDESLAAAYGLNLSPEEAKGILLINMGAGTSQVAVISLNGIVASETKNKGGDYLDEKIVEFFRDEKDLEIGKNTAEKVKIELGSLKVKDGNHEMMVDGRDLTSAKPKTVSVKSNELVSTLLPFADEICDMVMEVLEKTPPEISADIKKDGFALSGSLSQLSGMAEYIEKKIGLRSYHSEDPSTDAILGAGMILENPDKFLKYRK